A genome region from Hevea brasiliensis isolate MT/VB/25A 57/8 chromosome 9, ASM3005281v1, whole genome shotgun sequence includes the following:
- the LOC110647056 gene encoding uncharacterized protein LOC110647056 isoform X2 has translation MNSSLMLRRFFCFNAPASASAASTSSKKKPLVFLGSPQVSTTVLDALFNASSAPNSIFEIAAIVTQPPARKGRGKKLMPSPVAQYAINRGFPYDLIFTPERAGEDAFLCGLRALQPELCITAAYGNILPMQFLKIPSMGTVNVHPSLLPLYRGAAPVQRALQDGVKETGVSLAFTVRALDAGPVIAHERLDVDDEIKAPDLLDLLFSQGSKLLIHELPAIFDGSARANAQPQDDSKATLAPKIAPEESWISFDEEAWVLHNKVRAFAGWPGTRAKLMLADGKDGQQNIIELKIITTRVCHHGIVQGNEMDEITFSKGSLVFPCRNSTPLEVLEVQLPGKKVVSAAAFWNGLRGQKLKKL, from the exons ATGAATTCTTCGCTGATGCTACGTCGTTTCTTCTGTTTCAACGCACCAGCCTCAGCCTCAGCAGCTTCTACTTCTTCTAAGAAGAAGCCTCTCGTGTTCTTGGGCTCTCCTCAG GTCTCTACAACTGTGCTAGACGCGCTCTTCAATGCATCTTCAGCACCCAATTCCATCTTTGAG atTGCAGCGATTGTTACTCAGCCACCTGCAAGAAAAGGTAGGGGTAAAAAGCTGATGCCTTCACCAGTTGCTCAGTATGCAATCAATAGAGGCTTCCCCTATGACCTCATTTTCACACCTGAACGAGCTGGAGag GATGCCTTTTTGTGTGGTCTAAGAGCATTGCAGCCTGAACTTTGCATTACTGCAGCTTATGGGAACATCTTACCTatgcaatttctcaaaattccatCAATGG GGACAGTCAATGTACACCCAAGTCTATTGCCACTTTACCGTGGTGCTGCTCCTGTTCAAAGAGCATTGCAG GATGGTGTTAAAGAAACTGGAGTATCCTTAGCCTTCACTGTTCGTGCTCTAGATGCTGGGCCTGTCATTGCCCATGAAAGGCTGGATGTTGATGATGAAATTAAG GCTCCTGATTTACTTgatttgctattttctcaag GATCTAAACTTCTGATTCATGAGCTTCCTGCTATATTTGATGGGTCAGCTAGAGCAAACGCTCAACCACAAGATGATTCTAAAGCTACTTTGGCTCCAAAA ATAGCTCCTGAGGAGTCATGGATATCCTTTGATGAAGAAGCTTGGGTCCTACATAACAAG GTTCGTGCATTTGCAGGGTGGCCAGGAACACGAGCTAAATTAATGCTTGCTGACGGCAAAGATGGTCAGCAAAACATCATTGAACTGAAGATCATTACTACAAGAGTTTGCCACCATGGCATTGTCCAGGGCAATGAAATGGACGAAATAACTTTTTCCAAGGGTTCTTTGGTGTTTCCTTGCAGAAACTCCACTCCACTTGAG GTATTGGAAGTTCAGCTTCCTGGCAAGAAGGTGGTAAGTGCAGCTGCCTTTTGGAATGGTTTGCGAGGTCAAAAGCTGAAGAAATTATAG
- the LOC110647056 gene encoding uncharacterized protein LOC110647056 isoform X3 yields MNSSLMLRRFFCFNAPASASAASTSSKKKPLVFLGSPQVSTTVLDALFNASSAPNSIFEIAAIVTQPPARKGRGKKLMPSPVAQYAINRGFPYDLIFTPERAGEDAFLCGLRALQPELCITAAYGNILPMQFLKIPSMGTVNVHPSLLPLYRGAAPVQRALQAPDLLDLLFSQGSKLLIHELPAIFDGSARANAQPQDDSKATLAPKLLCDMQIAPEESWISFDEEAWVLHNKVRAFAGWPGTRAKLMLADGKDGQQNIIELKIITTRVCHHGIVQGNEMDEITFSKGSLVFPCRNSTPLEVLEVQLPGKKVVSAAAFWNGLRGQKLKKL; encoded by the exons ATGAATTCTTCGCTGATGCTACGTCGTTTCTTCTGTTTCAACGCACCAGCCTCAGCCTCAGCAGCTTCTACTTCTTCTAAGAAGAAGCCTCTCGTGTTCTTGGGCTCTCCTCAG GTCTCTACAACTGTGCTAGACGCGCTCTTCAATGCATCTTCAGCACCCAATTCCATCTTTGAG atTGCAGCGATTGTTACTCAGCCACCTGCAAGAAAAGGTAGGGGTAAAAAGCTGATGCCTTCACCAGTTGCTCAGTATGCAATCAATAGAGGCTTCCCCTATGACCTCATTTTCACACCTGAACGAGCTGGAGag GATGCCTTTTTGTGTGGTCTAAGAGCATTGCAGCCTGAACTTTGCATTACTGCAGCTTATGGGAACATCTTACCTatgcaatttctcaaaattccatCAATGG GGACAGTCAATGTACACCCAAGTCTATTGCCACTTTACCGTGGTGCTGCTCCTGTTCAAAGAGCATTGCAG GCTCCTGATTTACTTgatttgctattttctcaag GATCTAAACTTCTGATTCATGAGCTTCCTGCTATATTTGATGGGTCAGCTAGAGCAAACGCTCAACCACAAGATGATTCTAAAGCTACTTTGGCTCCAAAA CTTCTCTGCGATATGCAGATAGCTCCTGAGGAGTCATGGATATCCTTTGATGAAGAAGCTTGGGTCCTACATAACAAG GTTCGTGCATTTGCAGGGTGGCCAGGAACACGAGCTAAATTAATGCTTGCTGACGGCAAAGATGGTCAGCAAAACATCATTGAACTGAAGATCATTACTACAAGAGTTTGCCACCATGGCATTGTCCAGGGCAATGAAATGGACGAAATAACTTTTTCCAAGGGTTCTTTGGTGTTTCCTTGCAGAAACTCCACTCCACTTGAG GTATTGGAAGTTCAGCTTCCTGGCAAGAAGGTGGTAAGTGCAGCTGCCTTTTGGAATGGTTTGCGAGGTCAAAAGCTGAAGAAATTATAG
- the LOC110647056 gene encoding uncharacterized protein LOC110647056 isoform X4 — MPSPVAQYAINRGFPYDLIFTPERAGEDAFLCGLRALQPELCITAAYGNILPMQFLKIPSMGTVNVHPSLLPLYRGAAPVQRALQDGVKETGVSLAFTVRALDAGPVIAHERLDVDDEIKAPDLLDLLFSQGSKLLIHELPAIFDGSARANAQPQDDSKATLAPKLLCDMQIAPEESWISFDEEAWVLHNKVRAFAGWPGTRAKLMLADGKDGQQNIIELKIITTRVCHHGIVQGNEMDEITFSKGSLVFPCRNSTPLEVLEVQLPGKKVVSAAAFWNGLRGQKLKKL, encoded by the exons ATGCCTTCACCAGTTGCTCAGTATGCAATCAATAGAGGCTTCCCCTATGACCTCATTTTCACACCTGAACGAGCTGGAGag GATGCCTTTTTGTGTGGTCTAAGAGCATTGCAGCCTGAACTTTGCATTACTGCAGCTTATGGGAACATCTTACCTatgcaatttctcaaaattccatCAATGG GGACAGTCAATGTACACCCAAGTCTATTGCCACTTTACCGTGGTGCTGCTCCTGTTCAAAGAGCATTGCAG GATGGTGTTAAAGAAACTGGAGTATCCTTAGCCTTCACTGTTCGTGCTCTAGATGCTGGGCCTGTCATTGCCCATGAAAGGCTGGATGTTGATGATGAAATTAAG GCTCCTGATTTACTTgatttgctattttctcaag GATCTAAACTTCTGATTCATGAGCTTCCTGCTATATTTGATGGGTCAGCTAGAGCAAACGCTCAACCACAAGATGATTCTAAAGCTACTTTGGCTCCAAAA CTTCTCTGCGATATGCAGATAGCTCCTGAGGAGTCATGGATATCCTTTGATGAAGAAGCTTGGGTCCTACATAACAAG GTTCGTGCATTTGCAGGGTGGCCAGGAACACGAGCTAAATTAATGCTTGCTGACGGCAAAGATGGTCAGCAAAACATCATTGAACTGAAGATCATTACTACAAGAGTTTGCCACCATGGCATTGTCCAGGGCAATGAAATGGACGAAATAACTTTTTCCAAGGGTTCTTTGGTGTTTCCTTGCAGAAACTCCACTCCACTTGAG GTATTGGAAGTTCAGCTTCCTGGCAAGAAGGTGGTAAGTGCAGCTGCCTTTTGGAATGGTTTGCGAGGTCAAAAGCTGAAGAAATTATAG
- the LOC110647056 gene encoding uncharacterized protein LOC110647056 isoform X1 — translation MNSSLMLRRFFCFNAPASASAASTSSKKKPLVFLGSPQVSTTVLDALFNASSAPNSIFEIAAIVTQPPARKGRGKKLMPSPVAQYAINRGFPYDLIFTPERAGEDAFLCGLRALQPELCITAAYGNILPMQFLKIPSMGTVNVHPSLLPLYRGAAPVQRALQDGVKETGVSLAFTVRALDAGPVIAHERLDVDDEIKAPDLLDLLFSQGSKLLIHELPAIFDGSARANAQPQDDSKATLAPKLLCDMQIAPEESWISFDEEAWVLHNKVRAFAGWPGTRAKLMLADGKDGQQNIIELKIITTRVCHHGIVQGNEMDEITFSKGSLVFPCRNSTPLEVLEVQLPGKKVVSAAAFWNGLRGQKLKKL, via the exons ATGAATTCTTCGCTGATGCTACGTCGTTTCTTCTGTTTCAACGCACCAGCCTCAGCCTCAGCAGCTTCTACTTCTTCTAAGAAGAAGCCTCTCGTGTTCTTGGGCTCTCCTCAG GTCTCTACAACTGTGCTAGACGCGCTCTTCAATGCATCTTCAGCACCCAATTCCATCTTTGAG atTGCAGCGATTGTTACTCAGCCACCTGCAAGAAAAGGTAGGGGTAAAAAGCTGATGCCTTCACCAGTTGCTCAGTATGCAATCAATAGAGGCTTCCCCTATGACCTCATTTTCACACCTGAACGAGCTGGAGag GATGCCTTTTTGTGTGGTCTAAGAGCATTGCAGCCTGAACTTTGCATTACTGCAGCTTATGGGAACATCTTACCTatgcaatttctcaaaattccatCAATGG GGACAGTCAATGTACACCCAAGTCTATTGCCACTTTACCGTGGTGCTGCTCCTGTTCAAAGAGCATTGCAG GATGGTGTTAAAGAAACTGGAGTATCCTTAGCCTTCACTGTTCGTGCTCTAGATGCTGGGCCTGTCATTGCCCATGAAAGGCTGGATGTTGATGATGAAATTAAG GCTCCTGATTTACTTgatttgctattttctcaag GATCTAAACTTCTGATTCATGAGCTTCCTGCTATATTTGATGGGTCAGCTAGAGCAAACGCTCAACCACAAGATGATTCTAAAGCTACTTTGGCTCCAAAA CTTCTCTGCGATATGCAGATAGCTCCTGAGGAGTCATGGATATCCTTTGATGAAGAAGCTTGGGTCCTACATAACAAG GTTCGTGCATTTGCAGGGTGGCCAGGAACACGAGCTAAATTAATGCTTGCTGACGGCAAAGATGGTCAGCAAAACATCATTGAACTGAAGATCATTACTACAAGAGTTTGCCACCATGGCATTGTCCAGGGCAATGAAATGGACGAAATAACTTTTTCCAAGGGTTCTTTGGTGTTTCCTTGCAGAAACTCCACTCCACTTGAG GTATTGGAAGTTCAGCTTCCTGGCAAGAAGGTGGTAAGTGCAGCTGCCTTTTGGAATGGTTTGCGAGGTCAAAAGCTGAAGAAATTATAG
- the LOC110647059 gene encoding putative E3 ubiquitin-protein ligase SINA-like 6 → MARFSAGGEADEGPSSPRRNRQKNRDSPQQASWHDPEDEEIELVEDDDEVLEEENDQNEEEGDEEDEDDEEEEEEEGRGGDDHPSLIMPRSSNRPAGVGPIRNAAICVTLTDPEVLDCPVCYHSLTIPVFQCENGHTACSSCCKKISHKCPSCSLPIGYNRCRAIEKVLESVKLPCQNLMYGCGEMVIFSKKFDHDKTCNQTPCSCPLLGCSFIGSSRQLYQHFSSKHKGSATHFQYNNTFPVFFTLNDKSHILQEEKGVVFILNNRAEILGNLITISCIAPSSSNGGCYYEIAAKMEGSNLRFQSFTKNIQKVNDDDPHADDFLVIPNSFFGSYGQISLDVGIWRYGVYPACIQKRTSANSQRTTSTNMQSSTDANVQSSTET, encoded by the exons ATGGCGAGATTCTCAGCTGGCGGAGAAGCAGATGAAGGACCAAGCAGTCCAAGGCGGAACAGGCAGAAGAATCGCGATTCTCCTCAACAAGCGTCCTGGCATGATCCAGAAGATGAAGAAATTGAATTAGTAGAGGATGATGATGAGGTATTAGAGgaggaaaatgaccaaaatgaagAAGAAGGGGATGAGGAGGACGAAGATGacgaggaagaggaagaagaagaaggaagaggagGAGATGATCACCCATCATTGATCATGCCCAGATCATCTAATCGTCCTGCCGGCGTCGGACCCATCAGAAATGCAGCAATTTGCGTGACTCTAACTGACCCAGAAGTGCTTGATTGTCCCGTCTGCTACCATTCCTTAACCATTCCCGTCTTTCAG TGTGAAAATGGGCATACAGCTTGCTCTTCCTGCTGCAAAAAAATTTCACATAAATGTCCTTCCTGCTCTTTGCCTATTGGCTATAATCGTTGCCGGGCCATTGAAAAGGTTCTTGAATCAGTGAAACTACCATGCCAAAATCTGATGTACGGTTGTGGAGAAATGGTTATATTCAGCAAGAAATTTGACCATGATAAGACCTGCAACCAAACACCATGTTCATGCCCTCTATTGGGTTGCAGTTTTATTGGCTCATCCAGGCAGTTGTACCAACATTTTAGCAGCAAACACAAGGGTTCTGctacacacttccaatataataacACCTTTCCTGTATTTTTTACCCTTAATGACAAATCCCATATTCTTCAAGAAGAGAAAGGTGTTGTATTTATTCTGAACAACAGAGCAGAAATCCTTGGAAATTTGATCACTATTAGTTGCATTGCTCCCTCTTCATCAAATGGGGGATGCTACTATGAGATTGCAGCAAAAATGGAGGGAAGTAATCTTAGATTTCAGTCCTTTACAAAGAATATTCAAAAGGTTAATGATGATGATCCTCATGCTGACGATTTTCTTGTAATTCCAAATAGTTTCTTCGGTTCTTATGGGCAGATCAGTTTGGATGTCGGCATATGGCGTTATGGTGTATATCCTGCATGCATTCAGAAAAGAACCAGTGCAAATTCTCAAAGAACTACCAGTACAAACATGCAAAGTAGCACCGATGCAAATGTGCAAAGCAGTACCGAAACATAG